The following coding sequences are from one Patescibacteria group bacterium window:
- the lepA gene encoding translation elongation factor 4 — protein MSNNIRNFCIIAHIDHGKSTLADRLLEITGTVNKREMRSQLLDQMDIERERGITIKLAPVRMKYTVDGVEYEMNLIDTPGHVDFTYEVSRSLAAVEGAVLLVDATQGVEAQTLANLYLAMEQDLTIIPVINKIDLPNARVEDSERELVKLLGCKPEEIFRVSGKTGVGVPELLQAIVAQVPPPRGNPDAPVRALVFDSTFDDYRGVITYLRVVDGKFAKGDKVQFIATRATGEIQELGSFRPKLHPATALVAGEIGYVVTGVKSVADARVGDTLTFTNHGADLALPGYREVRPMVYASVYTKAGDDYPLLREALGKLQLNDSALFYEPEHSQALGHGFRCGFLGLLHLDIVQERLKREYAMELIVTVPSVAYKVFLNDAGVRNRQRLIKDQDSSKPTSVLTITSPLDLPDVAHIDHIEEPWVRLDVVCPATVIGQVLKLIVEKRGRHDRTEYLDEQRVVMHGHLPLAGILVDFYDTLKSVSSGYASLNYDISGSELAEVERLDILVATERVDALSTMVYTDEAFSAGRKIVDRLKSILPKQMFEVKIQAALGAKIIASASLSAMRKDVTAKLYGGDVTRKRKLLEKQKKGKRRMRAMGKVDIPQDAFFAILRRE, from the coding sequence AGCCAGCTTTTGGATCAAATGGATATTGAGCGGGAGCGTGGGATTACTATTAAGCTTGCGCCGGTCCGCATGAAGTACACGGTGGACGGGGTGGAGTATGAAATGAACTTGATTGATACCCCGGGGCATGTGGACTTTACCTACGAAGTGTCTCGCTCACTGGCTGCTGTAGAGGGTGCGGTGCTGCTGGTGGATGCCACCCAGGGTGTGGAAGCGCAGACCCTGGCCAACCTGTACTTGGCAATGGAGCAAGACCTGACCATCATCCCAGTCATCAACAAAATTGATTTACCCAACGCTCGAGTCGAAGATTCTGAGCGCGAGTTGGTCAAGTTGCTGGGCTGCAAGCCTGAAGAAATTTTTCGGGTTTCTGGGAAAACCGGTGTGGGCGTGCCAGAACTACTGCAGGCAATTGTTGCACAAGTACCGCCACCCCGTGGCAACCCCGACGCGCCAGTACGCGCACTGGTCTTTGATTCGACGTTTGACGACTACCGCGGCGTCATTACTTACCTCCGGGTTGTCGATGGAAAATTTGCAAAAGGTGACAAAGTCCAGTTCATTGCCACCCGCGCGACCGGGGAAATTCAAGAGCTGGGTTCGTTCCGGCCAAAGTTGCATCCTGCCACTGCGCTGGTTGCCGGTGAAATTGGGTACGTGGTCACGGGTGTGAAGAGTGTGGCTGACGCGCGGGTGGGTGATACGCTCACCTTCACGAACCACGGAGCAGACTTGGCCCTGCCTGGGTACCGTGAAGTACGGCCCATGGTCTACGCCAGCGTGTACACCAAAGCAGGGGATGACTATCCGCTACTGCGAGAAGCCCTGGGCAAACTCCAGCTCAATGATTCTGCCTTGTTCTACGAACCCGAGCACTCCCAAGCCTTGGGTCATGGTTTCCGCTGTGGGTTCTTGGGTTTGCTGCACTTAGACATTGTCCAAGAGCGCCTGAAGCGGGAGTACGCAATGGAGTTAATTGTCACTGTCCCCTCCGTAGCGTACAAAGTATTTTTGAATGACGCAGGCGTCCGCAACCGGCAGCGGTTGATCAAAGACCAGGACAGCAGTAAACCCACCAGCGTTCTTACCATCACCAGCCCACTTGATTTACCAGACGTGGCGCACATTGACCATATTGAAGAGCCGTGGGTGCGGCTGGACGTGGTTTGTCCGGCCACGGTCATTGGTCAGGTGCTAAAATTGATTGTGGAAAAACGAGGCCGGCATGACCGCACAGAGTACTTGGACGAGCAGCGCGTGGTTATGCATGGACACCTGCCATTAGCTGGTATTTTGGTGGATTTCTATGATACCTTGAAGAGTGTCTCCAGTGGGTACGCCTCGTTGAACTACGATATTTCCGGGAGTGAACTGGCAGAGGTGGAGCGACTAGACATACTGGTGGCAACGGAGCGCGTGGATGCACTTTCCACGATGGTCTACACCGACGAAGCCTTCAGTGCGGGCCGCAAAATTGTGGATCGCTTGAAAAGCATCCTTCCCAAGCAAATGTTTGAAGTGAAAATCCAAGCCGCTTTGGGTGCCAAGATTATTGCGTCTGCATCTCTCTCCGCCATGCGCAAAGATGTGACCGCGAAGTTGTACGGTGGGGATGTGACGCGTAAACGGAAGCTCTTGGAAAAGCAAAAGAAAGGCAAACGCCGAATGCGTGCCATGGGGAAAGTGGATATACCGCAAGATGCCTTCTTCGCTATCCTCCGGCGGGAGTAG
- a CDS encoding PH domain-containing protein, translating to MFEGKIQENVKEGEEVLAIVRRAPIVAIPSFGIAVLLIIAPFFFLYPLLSRGPLGTAVFFISLALGLYLGFRALWVHQLNAFILTAERIIDIDQRGLFHRVVSEAPFENVQDVSYVVHGLFATLLQYGSVVVQTAGSTPNLELTGIRRPRRIQELILKLQQERTRADGTGALSADELLAMVHKIKKGIGEEAFRRLVAKKDNPEQR from the coding sequence ATGTTTGAAGGAAAAATCCAAGAAAATGTGAAAGAGGGTGAGGAGGTGCTGGCCATTGTGCGCCGCGCACCCATTGTTGCCATTCCCAGCTTCGGCATTGCTGTCCTGCTGATTATAGCACCCTTCTTCTTCCTGTATCCGTTGCTCTCCCGGGGTCCGCTGGGTACCGCGGTATTTTTCATCAGTCTCGCGCTTGGGTTGTACCTGGGTTTCCGGGCACTGTGGGTGCACCAGCTCAATGCGTTCATTCTCACCGCCGAACGGATTATTGACATTGACCAGCGTGGGCTGTTCCACCGGGTGGTGTCAGAAGCGCCGTTTGAGAACGTGCAGGACGTGAGCTACGTGGTGCACGGGTTGTTCGCCACGCTGTTGCAATATGGCTCCGTGGTAGTACAAACTGCGGGGTCAACGCCAAATTTGGAGCTCACAGGTATTCGCCGGCCCCGGCGCATCCAAGAACTCATTCTCAAATTGCAGCAAGAGCGGACGCGAGCAGATGGGACAGGCGCGCTTTCGGCTGATGAGCTTTTGGCGATGGTACACAAAATAAAGAAAGGCATTGGGGAAGAAGCTTTTCGGCGCTTGGTAGCTAAGAAGGATAACCCTGAGCAGCGCTAA
- a CDS encoding S1C family serine protease — MKAKPIPTSPRERLRDEASVQPTPREPGDVEAFLRQPPTIAKPTVIRFAPGFALFTVLIALIAGVLGAFLVLTGQQQWPWVQRLIGQPDTASTVIRTTTTRRDTQTVLADVAQKLSPNVVSIYVRTQAAPREASLLDQLYVPEDRRGFGVILTEDGLGATTRQAIPDLTKEVAIVTDTKQVFLTKLFSVDPASDLVFFRMSGKGFPTVNFVQEDALAIGQELFLLGRQATTTAIEPHQALLTALRTYRLIDRSYFLRSSDRLTEIHQTDYPSIAGSPYFTVGGELVGVATGTQADMIPAAVLASALERFASTGAISRNVLGVRAIDLSMAKGLLIAPATAGTEGAYIAGDASRNVAAITPKSPAERAGLQAGDVILKVGDQTVSARQPLSALIQAAGIRSSMNITYRRDGKEQTVPITLEVAKS, encoded by the coding sequence ATGAAGGCAAAACCCATTCCAACTTCACCTCGCGAACGTCTGCGTGACGAAGCGTCTGTCCAGCCAACTCCGCGTGAGCCAGGAGATGTGGAGGCATTTCTGCGTCAACCACCCACCATTGCCAAGCCCACCGTCATCCGCTTTGCTCCGGGTTTTGCGCTTTTCACTGTACTCATTGCCCTCATTGCAGGGGTGCTTGGCGCATTCTTGGTGCTCACCGGGCAACAGCAGTGGCCGTGGGTGCAGCGGTTGATCGGCCAGCCAGACACCGCTTCCACCGTCATCCGAACAACGACCACCCGGCGCGATACCCAAACGGTTTTGGCTGATGTGGCGCAGAAGCTTAGCCCAAATGTGGTGAGCATCTACGTTCGGACCCAAGCTGCGCCGCGTGAGGCGTCGCTTCTGGATCAGCTGTACGTGCCCGAAGACCGGCGGGGATTTGGAGTGATTCTCACCGAAGATGGCTTGGGTGCCACCACGCGCCAAGCAATTCCTGATCTCACCAAAGAGGTTGCCATTGTGACTGACACCAAGCAAGTTTTTCTCACCAAACTCTTCAGCGTTGATCCTGCCTCAGACCTGGTGTTCTTCCGAATGAGCGGGAAGGGATTTCCAACGGTGAATTTCGTGCAGGAAGACGCCCTAGCCATTGGCCAAGAGCTCTTCCTCCTGGGTCGCCAAGCAACTACTACAGCCATTGAACCGCACCAAGCGCTGCTCACGGCATTACGCACGTACCGGCTCATTGACCGTTCGTACTTCTTACGATCCAGTGACCGGCTAACCGAGATTCACCAGACTGACTACCCCAGCATCGCTGGCTCACCGTACTTTACCGTTGGCGGGGAATTGGTTGGCGTGGCCACGGGCACACAGGCCGATATGATTCCCGCGGCAGTGCTGGCCAGCGCATTGGAACGATTTGCCAGCACCGGAGCAATATCCAGAAACGTGCTGGGTGTCCGCGCAATCGATTTGTCCATGGCAAAAGGGTTGCTCATTGCGCCCGCAACCGCCGGGACAGAAGGTGCGTACATTGCCGGAGACGCTAGCCGGAATGTTGCGGCCATTACCCCCAAGAGCCCAGCTGAGCGCGCAGGGCTGCAAGCTGGGGACGTCATCCTTAAAGTTGGCGATCAAACGGTGAGTGCCCGACAGCCGCTCTCGGCGCTCATCCAAGCTGCCGGCATTCGGAGTAGTATGAACATTACCTACCGGCGAGATGGCAAGGAGCAGACCGTGCCCATTACTCTTGAGGTAGCAAAGAGCTGA
- a CDS encoding S8 family serine peptidase, with protein sequence MRRTSIGVSLASLLLGCFFPLLAHAAQPAFSILTVRQDSTLQVVTLHAESSPAALAVARTLPGVVHAELEQTYRIAAVPDDPGYGQQWALPAIGAPAAWDTRTDARSVTVAVIDSGVDTTNPDLSAAMWTNPDEVAGNGVDDDANGYVDDVHGWNFVEGTSDPRPQVTADATPRGLHHGTAIAGIIGASGNNNLAVTGLAWQASIMAIRALDSTGSGTTGAVALAIRYAVAEGAEIINLSFVGSGTSTLLQQAIVDARAAGAIIVAAAGNDNLNLDTTPQYPACYDGVVGVASVGPTDVKSSFSNYGSCVDIAAPGENIISTLYVNAAAGYADVYGTLWSGTSVASPFVVGVLAILKAEEPDLTASQAVVALESQSVSLATVNPDYATSLGAGRLAIGSLLQAAAAFAFTTENILVAPRRGDTPRVREVNSSGKVQQQFLAAPAQQQAGSYVTAADLDGDGNAEILSTNQAGTQPLVRVANRQGKQLRSFLAYAANFRGGVSITVGDVTGDGTPDIVTGTDSGRSHIRIFSSTGTVLGQFFAFDAKYKGGVSLATADVDGDGVAEILVSKLLGEARVTIYRQNGDVVRSFLVFPVKDRIGVYLSVGDVDADGAQELVVGASSGSPRVRILNILGTLEREFFAYDKKQTGGVHIAVGDTNGDGVDDIVTGTGRGAKPEVRIFRNAGKTRSAMFTVFALGSRTGVHVGVIPAV encoded by the coding sequence ATGCGCCGAACGTCAATTGGGGTAAGCTTGGCCTCGCTCCTCCTGGGGTGTTTTTTTCCATTGCTCGCACATGCCGCGCAGCCAGCTTTTTCCATCCTCACCGTCCGGCAGGACAGCACGTTGCAGGTTGTGACTCTGCATGCAGAGAGTAGCCCAGCAGCGTTAGCAGTAGCCCGGACACTCCCTGGGGTTGTGCATGCAGAGCTGGAGCAGACCTATCGTATTGCCGCAGTACCCGATGATCCAGGCTACGGGCAGCAGTGGGCTTTACCGGCCATTGGCGCGCCCGCTGCCTGGGATACCCGCACCGATGCTCGGTCAGTCACCGTGGCGGTCATTGACTCTGGCGTGGATACCACCAATCCCGACCTCAGTGCAGCAATGTGGACAAACCCTGATGAGGTTGCGGGAAATGGTGTGGATGACGATGCAAACGGGTACGTGGATGATGTTCATGGCTGGAATTTTGTGGAGGGGACAAGTGACCCGCGTCCGCAGGTCACAGCAGATGCAACGCCCAGAGGTTTGCACCACGGCACGGCCATTGCCGGGATTATTGGAGCCAGTGGGAATAACAATCTGGCCGTGACGGGTTTGGCCTGGCAAGCATCCATCATGGCAATTCGAGCCCTCGATAGTACAGGCTCAGGGACAACGGGCGCAGTTGCCCTGGCTATTCGCTACGCCGTTGCCGAAGGTGCGGAAATCATTAACCTGAGTTTTGTAGGCAGTGGCACCAGTACGCTGCTGCAGCAGGCAATCGTGGATGCGCGGGCAGCCGGGGCGATCATTGTTGCTGCAGCTGGGAATGATAACCTCAACCTTGATACAACGCCGCAGTACCCGGCGTGCTACGACGGCGTGGTTGGCGTTGCCTCCGTTGGGCCAACAGACGTGAAATCCAGTTTCTCAAACTACGGTTCGTGCGTGGACATTGCCGCGCCTGGGGAGAACATCATTAGTACGCTGTACGTGAATGCTGCTGCTGGGTACGCCGATGTGTACGGCACGCTGTGGTCAGGCACGTCGGTTGCTTCACCGTTCGTGGTTGGTGTGCTTGCCATACTGAAGGCAGAAGAACCTGATCTCACTGCCAGCCAAGCCGTTGTCGCGCTGGAGTCGCAGTCTGTCAGTCTCGCCACCGTGAACCCAGACTACGCCACCAGCTTGGGTGCTGGTCGACTGGCAATCGGTTCGCTGCTGCAAGCTGCTGCAGCATTTGCCTTTACTACGGAAAATATTCTCGTGGCGCCACGCAGGGGTGATACGCCCCGGGTGCGGGAAGTCAATTCCAGTGGCAAAGTCCAGCAGCAATTTTTGGCCGCCCCTGCGCAGCAGCAAGCAGGGTCGTACGTCACTGCCGCAGATCTGGATGGTGATGGGAACGCAGAAATTCTTTCTACCAATCAAGCCGGAACCCAGCCCTTGGTGCGCGTTGCCAACCGGCAGGGGAAGCAACTACGGAGTTTTCTGGCTTACGCAGCAAATTTCCGGGGTGGGGTCAGTATCACTGTGGGGGATGTGACTGGTGACGGAACGCCCGATATTGTCACTGGTACAGACTCTGGTCGTTCGCACATTCGGATTTTTTCTTCCACGGGCACTGTCCTGGGGCAATTCTTTGCCTTTGACGCAAAGTATAAGGGGGGAGTGAGTTTGGCCACGGCAGATGTGGATGGGGATGGGGTTGCAGAAATTTTGGTGAGCAAATTGCTGGGTGAAGCGCGTGTCACCATCTACCGCCAAAACGGTGATGTGGTCAGAAGTTTCCTGGTTTTCCCGGTGAAAGACCGCATTGGTGTGTACCTGAGCGTCGGCGATGTGGATGCTGATGGTGCACAGGAGTTGGTGGTGGGTGCTTCGAGCGGCAGCCCACGCGTGCGCATTCTCAATATACTTGGCACGCTGGAGCGAGAGTTCTTTGCCTATGATAAGAAGCAAACCGGTGGCGTGCACATCGCGGTGGGGGATACGAATGGTGATGGGGTAGACGATATTGTCACCGGTACTGGCCGAGGCGCAAAACCTGAGGTACGGATATTCCGCAATGCTGGGAAAACCCGTAGTGCCATGTTCACGGTCTTCGCCCTCGGTTCACGGACGGGCGTGCACGTGGGGGTAATCCCGGCTGTATGA
- a CDS encoding GtrA family protein, with the protein MTIAQIRQLPVARQFVKFALVGFVNTAIDWTVFFSLTQWIPWFHEHILVANGIAFLFGFASSYTFNRRWTFRSKDGNIKRQLTVFLLVNLVGLGISETVVGVVHALTQSRLLSKFLAVALALFWNFFASRKWAFREGGGKPTVI; encoded by the coding sequence ATGACCATTGCGCAGATTCGTCAGCTTCCGGTTGCACGGCAGTTTGTAAAATTTGCCCTGGTTGGCTTTGTGAATACCGCCATTGACTGGACGGTTTTTTTTAGTTTAACCCAGTGGATACCCTGGTTCCACGAGCATATTTTAGTGGCAAATGGTATTGCTTTTCTGTTTGGTTTTGCCAGTAGCTATACTTTTAACCGGCGGTGGACGTTCCGCTCCAAAGATGGCAACATCAAGCGGCAGTTGACGGTCTTCCTCCTAGTCAACCTGGTTGGTCTGGGAATTAGCGAAACAGTGGTTGGCGTCGTTCATGCGCTCACGCAGTCCAGGTTGCTAAGCAAGTTTTTGGCGGTTGCTCTGGCCTTGTTCTGGAACTTCTTCGCTAGCCGGAAATGGGCCTTTCGGGAGGGTGGGGGAAAGCCGACAGTGATTTAG